Proteins from a genomic interval of Parvivirga hydrogeniphila:
- a CDS encoding anti-sigma factor antagonist (This anti-anti-sigma factor, or anti-sigma factor antagonist, belongs to a family that includes characterized members SpoIIAA, RsbV, RsfA, and RsfB.), with protein sequence MMVDLRYESDSTCVARLEGDLDVTVASAVREALSKAIERGCRNVVLDLSGVAYVDSSCIALLVWLNRVLEPRDGRLVLAGASPDVGRILELSGLLRVAPVVSTASDEHEALSSLEIAPTAQEPSWEQGLSFPADTAQLATARQRVIELIAGLDIPESTMFDIRVAVGEALANAMRHGSPGGRSDTVGVVVEVYEDRVAIVVSDQGCGFDGTLPESSDLYAASGRGVMFMRALMDRVEFTTCEGGGTSVRLEKHVDRRTSIAHRP encoded by the coding sequence ATGATGGTCGATCTGAGGTATGAGAGCGATTCCACCTGCGTGGCGCGTCTCGAGGGAGATCTCGATGTGACGGTCGCCTCCGCAGTCCGAGAGGCACTGAGCAAAGCCATCGAGCGCGGCTGCCGCAACGTGGTGCTCGACCTGTCCGGGGTCGCGTACGTGGACAGTTCGTGCATCGCGCTCTTGGTGTGGCTGAACAGGGTGCTCGAGCCGCGTGACGGGAGGCTGGTGTTGGCCGGCGCGAGCCCCGATGTGGGGCGGATCCTTGAACTGTCAGGTCTTCTTCGCGTCGCGCCCGTGGTCTCGACCGCATCGGACGAGCATGAGGCCCTTTCCTCGCTGGAGATTGCGCCGACTGCTCAGGAGCCGTCGTGGGAGCAGGGGCTGTCATTCCCAGCTGATACCGCCCAGCTCGCTACGGCGCGTCAGCGGGTGATCGAGCTTATCGCCGGACTCGACATCCCCGAGTCGACGATGTTCGACATCCGAGTGGCTGTCGGCGAGGCGCTCGCGAACGCGATGCGGCACGGCTCGCCCGGCGGCAGATCCGACACCGTCGGGGTCGTCGTAGAGGTCTACGAAGACCGCGTCGCGATCGTCGTTTCGGATCAGGGGTGCGGATTCGACGGAACGTTGCCGGAGTCGTCGGACCTTTACGCTGCCTCGGGTCGCGGCGTGATGTTCATGCGAGCGCTGATGGACCGCGTCGAGTTCACAACGTGCGAGGGCGGCGGGACTTCCGTCCGGCTCGAGAAACACGTGGATCGACGGACGAGCATCGCGCATCGCCCGTGA
- a CDS encoding nitroreductase family protein, protein MELAEVLKRRRSIRLYTGEPIATSVIDDLIDAATSAPSPLNSQPWHFHVALGTARKAVGEAVAQSTRFLEEYASILPAGQLEKAAEFYADLGNAPVVIGVSVPDSEDDVERTNRLVAAGAAIENLMLRATDLGFGACCITAPRWVIDEVKAALCVADDRVLAGLVLVGVPAEEPIPTERRRDAVTYLE, encoded by the coding sequence GTGGAGCTCGCTGAAGTGTTGAAACGCAGACGCTCGATCCGGCTGTACACGGGAGAGCCGATCGCGACGAGCGTTATCGATGACCTCATCGATGCGGCCACCAGCGCGCCGTCCCCTCTCAACTCTCAGCCGTGGCACTTCCACGTGGCGCTCGGAACCGCGCGCAAGGCCGTGGGGGAAGCGGTCGCGCAGTCCACGCGCTTCCTCGAGGAGTACGCGAGCATTCTGCCTGCCGGCCAGTTGGAGAAGGCGGCGGAGTTCTACGCCGATCTCGGGAACGCCCCCGTCGTGATCGGCGTGTCTGTTCCAGACAGCGAAGACGATGTGGAGCGCACAAACCGTCTCGTGGCTGCTGGAGCCGCCATCGAGAACCTCATGCTCCGCGCTACCGACCTCGGCTTCGGAGCGTGCTGCATCACGGCTCCTCGCTGGGTGATCGACGAGGTGAAAGCCGCACTCTGCGTTGCTGACGACCGCGTGCTCGCAGGGCTCGTCTTGGTGGGCGTGCCTGCCGAGGAGCCCATACCCACCGAGCGGCGTCGCGACGCGGTCACCTATCTCGAGTGA
- a CDS encoding HAD family hydrolase codes for MRPRAVFFDVGNTLLQPYPSVSSVCQEVLSEFGHSADLEAIESLMPLVDAYYEDRYRADDTFWTDEEETSSVWVGMYSLLCERLGIADQAPVIARRVYDEFGKPGRWRPYPDVAPAVTALRDAGIMTGIISNWDRRLASLIEGLGLGGMFDVVVSSADVGLRKPDPRVFVLACERLGVAPEEAVHVGDHHYADVLGARAVGMTPVLIQRTGSDVMPAMAACATIRTFVELPDVLGLED; via the coding sequence ATGCGACCGCGAGCCGTATTCTTCGACGTCGGCAACACGCTTCTTCAGCCGTATCCGAGCGTGTCGAGCGTGTGCCAAGAGGTCTTGAGCGAGTTTGGTCATTCCGCGGACCTGGAAGCGATCGAGTCGCTCATGCCGCTCGTGGACGCCTACTACGAGGACCGCTACCGTGCCGACGATACCTTCTGGACCGACGAGGAGGAGACATCCTCGGTGTGGGTGGGCATGTACTCGCTGCTGTGCGAGCGGCTCGGAATCGCAGATCAAGCACCGGTCATTGCACGACGCGTGTACGATGAGTTCGGCAAGCCAGGCAGGTGGCGCCCGTATCCCGACGTCGCGCCTGCAGTGACGGCGCTGCGCGATGCAGGCATCATGACGGGCATCATCTCGAACTGGGACAGACGGCTTGCATCGCTCATCGAAGGTCTCGGGCTCGGTGGGATGTTCGACGTCGTGGTGTCCTCCGCAGACGTCGGCTTGCGGAAGCCCGACCCCCGCGTTTTCGTCCTCGCGTGCGAGCGGCTCGGTGTCGCTCCAGAGGAGGCCGTCCACGTGGGCGATCATCACTACGCGGACGTTCTTGGCGCGCGAGCGGTCGGGATGACGCCGGTGCTGATCCAGCGAACCGGCAGCGACGTGATGCCTGCGATGGCCGCATGTGCGACCATACGAACCTTCGTGGAGCTGCCGGACGTGCTCGGACTCGAGGACTGA
- a CDS encoding menaquinone biosynthesis decarboxylase — protein sequence MAFRDLRDFIALLESSGQIKRVPVELDVRLEIPEVADRVSKRHGPALLFERPVDRASGRTFGMPVVMNLFGSYERMAWALGVEPKTGSWQDLDAKARQLMDLVPLDAPASLKGKLDALLGLKDLAASGPREVKQSKAPVQQVVLRGAEVDLGALPVLTTWPGDGGPFVTLPLVVTMSLSGRLNVGMYRLQVFDERTTGLHIHEHHDGAKNLREWAAAGHDRMPVAVALGADPATIYSATAPVPPIIDEYLFSGILRGEPVEVVRCVTNDLLVPAHAEIVLEGHVRIGELKTEGPFGDHTGYYSLAGDFPVLHVDAITMRSDPLYPATIVGRPPMEDCYMAKATERLFLPVIKAMMPEVIDYDLPLEGVFHNCAIFQIKKEFPGQAFRVMNFAWSMGQMMFTKFVIVVDEDVDCHDYSEVAWRCFNNVDPSRDVLVSKGPLDRLDHSSNYESFGFKMGIDATKPLPGEGHLREWPDALEMSPEVKARIDELWEGLGLDA from the coding sequence ATGGCGTTCCGTGACCTGCGCGATTTCATCGCGCTGCTCGAAAGCTCTGGCCAGATCAAGCGGGTGCCGGTGGAGCTTGACGTGCGCCTCGAGATTCCGGAAGTGGCGGATCGCGTGAGCAAGCGCCACGGTCCAGCGCTCCTCTTCGAGCGCCCGGTCGACCGCGCATCGGGGCGGACGTTCGGCATGCCCGTGGTGATGAACCTGTTCGGGTCCTATGAGCGCATGGCATGGGCGCTTGGAGTGGAGCCGAAGACAGGCAGCTGGCAGGACTTGGACGCGAAGGCCCGTCAGCTGATGGACTTGGTGCCGCTCGACGCCCCTGCGTCGCTCAAGGGCAAGCTGGACGCCCTGCTCGGCCTCAAAGACCTGGCCGCTTCCGGTCCGAGGGAAGTCAAGCAGTCCAAAGCGCCGGTGCAGCAGGTCGTGCTGCGGGGCGCTGAGGTGGATCTCGGCGCCCTTCCTGTGCTCACGACGTGGCCTGGCGACGGCGGACCGTTCGTCACGCTGCCGCTCGTCGTGACGATGTCCCTGTCAGGGCGGCTCAACGTCGGGATGTACCGGCTGCAGGTCTTCGATGAGCGCACCACCGGGCTGCACATCCACGAACACCACGACGGGGCCAAGAACCTGCGCGAGTGGGCCGCTGCAGGTCACGACAGAATGCCGGTCGCCGTAGCGCTCGGCGCCGACCCGGCGACCATCTACTCGGCCACGGCCCCTGTTCCGCCCATCATCGACGAATACCTGTTCAGCGGGATCCTGCGCGGCGAGCCAGTAGAGGTCGTCCGCTGCGTGACGAACGACCTGCTCGTTCCCGCGCATGCGGAGATCGTCCTCGAGGGCCACGTGCGCATCGGCGAGCTCAAGACAGAAGGTCCCTTCGGCGACCACACGGGCTACTACTCTTTGGCGGGCGACTTCCCCGTGCTTCACGTCGACGCCATCACCATGCGTTCAGACCCGCTGTATCCGGCCACGATCGTCGGTCGACCGCCGATGGAGGACTGCTACATGGCCAAAGCGACCGAGCGGCTCTTTTTGCCCGTGATCAAGGCCATGATGCCCGAGGTCATCGACTACGACCTGCCGCTGGAAGGCGTGTTCCACAACTGCGCGATCTTCCAGATCAAGAAGGAGTTCCCGGGCCAGGCGTTCCGCGTGATGAACTTCGCCTGGTCCATGGGCCAGATGATGTTCACGAAGTTCGTCATCGTCGTCGACGAGGACGTGGACTGCCACGACTACTCGGAAGTGGCGTGGCGATGCTTCAACAACGTGGATCCGAGCAGGGACGTGCTGGTGAGCAAAGGCCCGCTCGACCGTCTGGACCACTCGAGCAACTACGAGAGCTTCGGCTTCAAGATGGGCATCGACGCGACGAAGCCGCTTCCTGGCGAGGGGCACCTGCGCGAGTGGCCGGACGCGCTCGAGATGAGCCCTGAGGTCAAGGCGCGCATCGACGAGCTCTGGGAAGGGCTGGGACTCGATGCGTAG
- a CDS encoding UbiA-like polyprenyltransferase, whose protein sequence is MRRALDKVKLFAELVKFEHSIFALPYAYVGALYGASLAGFARSEVWQRVRADVAAFVGQRLAIAWTSDAPLPPQVRAVHLPWGKGLSTLVPTWSSLAWITVVMVGARAFAFVLNRAIDKEIDARNPRTANRAVPAGLVKAWELWLFAAAMLALYLVGVWQLAPVVRPLAPIPLIAFAVYPYTKRFTALCHYWLGMCLGLAPVGAWLAIGAPANHPAPWLMGVSVALWTAGFDIIYATQDVECDRRDKVHSMPADIGVPRALRQTKALHVLTVLLLAAAGVLVGAGAFWFVGVAIAAGLLWYENSIVSHEDLSRVDAAFFTTNGVIAIVVFAGALADVLIGV, encoded by the coding sequence ATGCGTAGAGCGCTCGACAAAGTGAAGTTGTTCGCCGAACTCGTGAAGTTCGAGCACTCGATCTTCGCGCTCCCGTACGCGTACGTGGGGGCGCTGTACGGTGCGTCGCTGGCAGGGTTCGCGCGCTCTGAGGTGTGGCAAAGGGTGCGCGCGGATGTCGCGGCCTTCGTCGGGCAGCGGCTGGCGATCGCGTGGACGTCCGATGCCCCGTTGCCTCCGCAGGTCCGGGCCGTCCATCTTCCGTGGGGCAAGGGGCTCTCGACGCTCGTGCCGACGTGGTCGTCCCTTGCGTGGATCACGGTCGTGATGGTCGGCGCGCGCGCATTCGCCTTCGTGCTGAACCGCGCGATCGACAAGGAGATCGACGCGCGAAACCCGCGCACCGCGAACAGGGCGGTGCCCGCCGGTCTCGTGAAGGCGTGGGAGCTGTGGCTGTTCGCTGCAGCGATGCTGGCGCTCTACCTCGTCGGCGTGTGGCAGCTTGCGCCGGTGGTGCGGCCGCTGGCACCGATACCGCTCATCGCGTTCGCGGTCTACCCGTACACGAAGCGATTCACTGCCCTGTGCCACTACTGGCTCGGGATGTGCCTCGGACTCGCGCCGGTGGGCGCGTGGCTCGCGATCGGAGCCCCAGCCAACCATCCCGCGCCGTGGCTGATGGGGGTCTCAGTCGCGCTGTGGACCGCCGGGTTCGACATCATCTACGCCACGCAGGACGTCGAGTGCGATCGCCGCGACAAGGTGCATTCGATGCCGGCAGACATCGGTGTTCCACGCGCGTTGCGTCAGACGAAGGCGCTCCACGTGCTGACCGTGCTGTTGCTCGCGGCGGCCGGCGTCCTTGTCGGAGCGGGAGCGTTTTGGTTCGTCGGCGTCGCCATCGCGGCGGGGCTGCTCTGGTACGAGAACTCGATCGTGAGCCATGAGGACTTGAGCAGGGTCGACGCGGCGTTCTTCACGACGAACGGCGTCATCGCGATCGTGGTGTTCGCAGGAGCGCTGGCAGACGTCTTGATCGGGGTGTGA
- a CDS encoding UbiX family flavin prenyltransferase, with protein MAGIERAAVIVTGASGSAYGLRTIQQLADGGADVVAIFTPTGEAVARHEVGLSLEGRDKAASLGRFLDLKPSARLRVADDADLFDPVASGSNALDAVIVVPASMGFVASSAAGLASDLAERVVDVALKERRPVVFVPRETPLHLIHLRNLTTLAEAGAAIVPAMPAYYTMPKSVDDMVDFVVGKVLDVLGFPHELFKPWRA; from the coding sequence ATGGCGGGCATCGAGCGGGCAGCGGTGATCGTGACGGGAGCGTCGGGTTCCGCATACGGGCTGCGCACCATACAGCAGCTTGCAGACGGCGGGGCCGACGTGGTGGCGATCTTCACACCGACCGGCGAGGCCGTGGCCAGGCATGAGGTGGGCCTCTCGCTGGAAGGGCGCGACAAGGCCGCATCCCTCGGACGGTTCCTGGACCTGAAGCCGTCTGCGCGCCTGCGCGTCGCAGATGACGCTGACCTGTTCGACCCGGTGGCGAGCGGGTCCAATGCGCTCGATGCGGTCATCGTGGTGCCGGCGTCCATGGGTTTCGTTGCCTCGTCGGCAGCAGGGTTGGCGAGCGATCTGGCGGAGCGCGTGGTGGACGTCGCGCTCAAGGAGCGGCGGCCGGTCGTCTTCGTTCCGCGAGAGACGCCGCTTCATCTCATCCACCTGCGCAACCTGACGACGCTGGCCGAAGCAGGTGCAGCGATCGTGCCTGCGATGCCGGCGTACTACACGATGCCGAAGAGCGTCGACGACATGGTGGACTTCGTGGTGGGCAAGGTCCTCGACGTGCTCGGCTTCCCGCACGAGCTCTTCAAGCCGTGGCGCGCGTGA
- a CDS encoding cell wall-binding repeat-containing protein, with amino-acid sequence MRLWAVRAAVLGSICAVLAAAPVAAWGAYDGGDVCVTTQRIAGVDRFATAAAVAEAAFPNWEGVRAVIIASGEDTALSDALAASTLTSVLHAPLVLVRRDGVPAPATSVLRAVASHVGTVPVVAVGGPGSISDACLARVAAEFGGSVETTRVFGSDRYGTAAAVASVVASSTTDGGRRVLIANGEPSRGLVDALAAANAGAALRVPVLYVARDSVPGATAARLASLDPMEVVVLGGPGVVSDEAAQAVGATERWWGADRYGTAAAAATAVWKLGGARTGSAIIARTVADAVASAQLGARGGGPLLLVSATGVPEQTARCVSASDPPVTTVTIVGGTSAVPQAVAGELQGAPHAPAITTPKSGSLVAKKANVSVRTGVNTARVRLYRGATLIAEKAAAPFSTVVFGAVAMPSDGEALRAVAVSQRGTTTQSAARYRRLAYPAATSIVIDKSDFRLYWVKGDVLVKSYPIAIGRPGMETPVAMWKVGAKYYTDPASVYGPRKMRLFRRVGSGDSVRYVYTAYGIHGTNQPWVIGTKASHGCIRMYNKDVLELFPQVPLGTLVQTRE; translated from the coding sequence ATGCGACTGTGGGCAGTTCGAGCGGCGGTGCTCGGGTCGATCTGTGCTGTGCTGGCCGCTGCTCCGGTGGCGGCATGGGGCGCGTACGACGGCGGCGACGTGTGCGTGACCACACAGCGCATCGCGGGCGTGGACCGCTTCGCGACGGCCGCTGCGGTTGCTGAGGCGGCATTCCCGAACTGGGAGGGCGTCCGTGCCGTCATCATCGCTTCTGGTGAAGATACGGCGCTGAGCGATGCGCTCGCAGCATCCACGCTCACCAGCGTGTTGCACGCTCCGCTCGTGCTGGTGCGCCGGGACGGCGTGCCCGCACCTGCGACCTCTGTGCTCCGCGCCGTCGCCTCTCATGTCGGAACGGTCCCCGTCGTGGCCGTTGGTGGTCCGGGCTCCATCTCGGATGCCTGTCTGGCACGGGTCGCCGCCGAGTTCGGCGGATCGGTGGAGACCACGCGGGTCTTCGGTTCCGACCGGTACGGCACTGCGGCAGCAGTCGCTTCGGTCGTCGCTTCGTCCACCACGGACGGCGGTCGCCGTGTGCTTATCGCGAACGGTGAGCCGTCGCGAGGGCTCGTGGACGCGCTTGCCGCTGCGAACGCTGGAGCGGCGCTCCGCGTGCCGGTGCTGTACGTGGCCCGCGACTCGGTTCCCGGCGCCACGGCAGCGCGGCTAGCTTCGCTGGACCCTATGGAAGTTGTCGTGCTCGGCGGCCCCGGCGTGGTGTCTGACGAAGCCGCACAGGCAGTGGGTGCGACGGAACGGTGGTGGGGCGCCGACCGATATGGAACCGCTGCTGCCGCTGCCACTGCGGTCTGGAAGCTCGGGGGAGCTCGGACCGGCTCCGCGATCATCGCGCGCACCGTCGCTGACGCCGTCGCTTCCGCGCAGCTCGGCGCTCGTGGCGGCGGCCCGCTGCTGCTCGTGAGCGCGACCGGCGTCCCAGAGCAGACCGCCCGCTGCGTCTCCGCGAGCGATCCTCCCGTGACGACCGTGACCATCGTCGGCGGAACAAGCGCGGTTCCGCAGGCGGTGGCAGGCGAGCTTCAAGGCGCCCCGCATGCTCCTGCGATCACGACGCCGAAATCAGGCTCGCTCGTCGCGAAAAAGGCCAACGTGAGCGTACGTACCGGCGTGAACACCGCCCGTGTGCGGCTGTACCGAGGCGCCACCTTGATCGCCGAAAAGGCGGCGGCCCCGTTCTCGACCGTCGTTTTCGGCGCCGTCGCGATGCCGAGCGACGGCGAGGCGTTGCGCGCGGTGGCTGTCTCCCAGCGCGGTACGACGACGCAGTCGGCCGCACGGTACCGCCGGTTAGCGTACCCTGCAGCGACGAGCATCGTCATCGACAAGTCTGATTTCCGGCTGTACTGGGTGAAGGGCGACGTTCTCGTGAAGTCGTATCCGATCGCCATCGGGAGGCCAGGGATGGAGACTCCCGTCGCGATGTGGAAAGTCGGTGCCAAGTACTACACCGACCCTGCGAGCGTGTACGGTCCGCGCAAGATGCGGCTGTTCCGGCGAGTGGGAAGCGGCGACTCAGTGCGTTATGTGTACACGGCGTACGGCATCCACGGGACGAACCAGCCGTGGGTGATCGGCACGAAAGCGTCACATGGGTGCATCCGGATGTACAACAAAGACGTCCTCGAGCTGTTCCCGCAGGTCCCGCTCGGCACGCTCGTTCAGACGCGGGAGTGA
- a CDS encoding diacylglycerol/lipid kinase family protein, which translates to MDVLVIANLRSGSSDVRLLEFADALTRSGASVTMRLVAPHTPAESLVHDAASFDRIVAAGGDGTVSSVLHAVRDRDVPVAILPSGTANLSARNLGLPSDPRALADLALHGPVSRFDLGEIAVGGAVHSFFVVAGAGFDAQIMAGAEPMKPIIGEGAYILSALQAARTWPSTLILTLDGRKMVTEGTAVLLVNLARIQFDLSLVHESDATDGVFEVVVMKTRTLADLVPTIWAALLDRLASYPDRPGFEVHTAHEVELIAEPPLRVQHDGEVDAPTPFSARVLPNAALVVVPEAHSRV; encoded by the coding sequence ATGGACGTTCTCGTGATCGCCAATCTGCGCTCCGGCTCCTCGGATGTCCGGCTCCTGGAATTCGCTGACGCGCTCACCCGCTCTGGGGCGTCGGTGACGATGCGGCTCGTCGCCCCGCACACGCCCGCGGAGTCGCTTGTCCACGATGCTGCGTCGTTCGACAGGATCGTCGCTGCGGGAGGTGACGGGACCGTCTCATCGGTGCTCCACGCCGTGCGCGACCGCGACGTGCCGGTCGCGATCCTCCCCTCCGGCACAGCCAACCTCAGCGCGCGCAACCTCGGGCTGCCGAGCGACCCCCGTGCGCTCGCGGATCTTGCGCTTCACGGGCCGGTGTCGCGGTTCGACCTCGGCGAGATCGCCGTCGGCGGCGCGGTGCACAGCTTCTTCGTGGTCGCGGGCGCAGGCTTCGACGCGCAGATCATGGCAGGCGCCGAGCCCATGAAGCCGATCATCGGCGAGGGCGCGTACATCCTGTCAGCCCTGCAGGCCGCGCGGACCTGGCCGTCCACGCTCATCCTCACGCTCGACGGCAGGAAGATGGTCACTGAGGGCACGGCCGTGCTGCTCGTCAACCTTGCCCGCATCCAGTTCGACCTTTCGCTCGTCCACGAAAGCGACGCGACCGACGGCGTGTTCGAGGTCGTGGTGATGAAGACGCGCACGCTCGCAGACCTCGTGCCGACGATCTGGGCGGCGCTGCTCGACCGGCTCGCCTCCTACCCGGATCGCCCTGGCTTCGAGGTGCACACGGCCCATGAGGTCGAGCTCATCGCCGAACCACCGCTGCGCGTGCAGCACGACGGCGAGGTAGACGCACCGACGCCGTTCTCTGCCCGGGTCCTGCCGAACGCTGCGCTCGTCGTCGTGCCGGAGGCTCACTCCCGCGTCTGA
- the rnd gene encoding ribonuclease D, translating into MLIDSTEALASFVGRAAGAGALAVDAEFMRERTYYPRLCLLQLATEREAVAVDPLAGVDLAPLAPLMRDAAVTKVFHAGGQDIEILNRVFGAPPAPVFDTQVAATLAGFAAQASYQDVVASVLGVTLEKSQRYTDWSARPLAPEQVEYALDDVRYLIPLYREMRRRLESAGRMAWLADEFERMADPATYAVDPEKQYLRVKRASSLRGSSLAVLRELAAWREREAQRRDIPKRWLVPDETLVEIARRAPKREADLVGVRGLSEQVVRRHGRAIIEAVERGLATPRELWPVIERPSSRRTVSAEVVDLMAALVRARARAHGVAPTLIATRSDLEAFAEGDRESPLAHGWRHAMVGAELEGLLRGEIALSVSEGGVAATPVERGAVKREDGDEA; encoded by the coding sequence GTGCTCATCGATTCCACCGAAGCGCTTGCATCGTTCGTCGGTCGTGCGGCCGGCGCTGGCGCGCTCGCCGTCGACGCCGAGTTCATGCGCGAGCGCACGTACTACCCGCGCCTGTGCCTGCTGCAGCTCGCGACAGAGCGAGAGGCGGTGGCGGTCGACCCGCTCGCAGGCGTCGACCTTGCGCCGCTCGCGCCGCTCATGCGGGACGCTGCGGTGACGAAGGTGTTCCACGCCGGCGGGCAGGACATCGAGATCTTGAACCGCGTGTTCGGCGCACCCCCAGCACCGGTGTTCGACACGCAGGTAGCGGCGACGCTCGCCGGGTTCGCTGCGCAGGCGAGCTATCAGGACGTGGTGGCGTCAGTGCTGGGCGTGACGCTCGAGAAGTCCCAGCGCTACACGGACTGGTCGGCGCGGCCCCTCGCTCCCGAGCAGGTCGAGTACGCGCTCGACGACGTGCGCTACTTGATCCCGCTGTACCGGGAGATGAGGCGGCGTCTCGAGTCCGCAGGACGGATGGCGTGGCTTGCAGACGAATTCGAGCGCATGGCCGATCCCGCTACCTACGCTGTCGACCCCGAGAAGCAGTACCTGCGCGTGAAGCGAGCGTCCTCGCTGAGAGGATCGTCGCTCGCTGTGCTGCGCGAGCTAGCCGCATGGCGTGAGCGTGAGGCGCAGCGACGAGACATCCCCAAACGGTGGCTCGTTCCTGACGAGACGCTCGTGGAGATCGCTCGCAGAGCGCCGAAACGTGAGGCGGATCTCGTGGGCGTCCGCGGTCTGTCCGAGCAAGTCGTCCGGCGTCATGGTCGCGCCATCATCGAGGCGGTCGAGCGGGGGCTGGCCACGCCGCGCGAGCTGTGGCCGGTCATCGAGCGGCCATCGTCGCGCCGCACCGTCTCGGCAGAGGTCGTCGACCTCATGGCAGCGCTCGTTCGCGCTCGGGCCCGGGCGCACGGCGTTGCGCCGACGCTGATAGCCACCCGCTCCGATCTCGAGGCCTTCGCGGAAGGCGACCGAGAGAGCCCGCTCGCGCACGGATGGCGGCACGCGATGGTGGGTGCCGAGCTCGAAGGGCTGCTTCGCGGCGAGATAGCGCTCAGCGTGTCCGAAGGCGGCGTGGCAGCCACGCCGGTCGAGAGGGGCGCCGTGAAGCGGGAGGACGGTGACGAGGCGTGA
- the xseA gene encoding exodeoxyribonuclease VII large subunit, whose amino-acid sequence MNDKALSVSEALSLAKAALDAIAVRVIGEVTEATSKPGYKAVYFTLADDRAAMPCLMWRDAYEACGFELRQGMLVEAVGTFTVYVQKGRMQFQVRSMAPAGEGVLRMQVAALARRLEAEGLMSAAIKRSLPPYPDRIGVVTSPRGKAVHDVLRTLKRRYPAAEVVIAGVQVEGDGAVDAIVEGLRRIGEEPGVDVVILCRGGGSYEDLMPFNDERVARAIRACPVPVVTGIGHEPDVSIADLVADVHASTPTAAAEAAAPSAAEVLKRFDEQQRLLARALRHGVQRQRHRLEIVAQKRPISDPRSVLSSWMQALDDAASGLAAALPARIAREHDRLDAMRRSLADASMCALERARSRYALGERDLMRAGPRLFDEPKRQVGLYAARLDGLSPLKTLGRGYAVCYADATGRIVRSVDDVAPRDELSVRVSDGRIACEVRGVEKERT is encoded by the coding sequence GTGAACGACAAGGCGCTCTCCGTGTCTGAGGCGCTTTCTCTCGCGAAAGCAGCGCTCGATGCCATCGCCGTGCGCGTGATCGGCGAGGTCACAGAGGCCACTTCGAAGCCCGGCTACAAGGCCGTGTACTTCACGCTCGCCGACGACCGGGCGGCGATGCCGTGCTTGATGTGGCGCGACGCGTATGAGGCGTGCGGATTCGAGCTTCGGCAGGGCATGCTCGTCGAGGCGGTCGGGACCTTCACGGTATACGTCCAGAAGGGTCGCATGCAGTTCCAGGTCCGGAGCATGGCGCCAGCTGGTGAAGGCGTCTTGCGGATGCAGGTGGCTGCCCTCGCTCGGAGGCTCGAGGCCGAAGGGCTGATGTCTGCGGCCATCAAGCGGTCGCTGCCGCCGTACCCCGACCGTATCGGCGTCGTCACGTCGCCGCGCGGCAAGGCCGTGCACGACGTCCTGCGGACGCTCAAGCGTCGGTACCCGGCGGCGGAGGTCGTCATCGCGGGCGTGCAGGTGGAAGGGGACGGGGCGGTCGATGCGATCGTCGAGGGGCTGCGGCGCATCGGCGAAGAACCGGGCGTGGACGTGGTCATCCTGTGCCGGGGCGGCGGCTCGTACGAAGACCTGATGCCGTTCAACGACGAGCGCGTCGCGCGGGCGATCCGGGCGTGCCCGGTGCCCGTGGTCACCGGTATCGGGCACGAGCCGGACGTGTCGATCGCCGACTTGGTCGCCGACGTCCACGCTTCGACGCCGACGGCAGCCGCTGAGGCAGCGGCCCCCTCGGCCGCGGAAGTCCTGAAGCGGTTCGACGAGCAGCAGCGGCTGCTTGCGCGCGCGCTCCGGCACGGCGTCCAGCGGCAGCGGCATCGCCTCGAGATCGTCGCCCAGAAACGCCCCATCTCCGATCCGAGGAGCGTGCTGTCGAGCTGGATGCAAGCGCTCGACGATGCCGCCTCTGGACTTGCAGCGGCGCTGCCTGCACGCATCGCGCGTGAGCACGATCGCCTCGATGCGATGCGTCGCTCGCTCGCGGACGCGAGCATGTGCGCGCTCGAGCGTGCCCGTTCGCGCTACGCGCTCGGCGAGCGCGACCTCATGCGCGCAGGCCCGCGTCTGTTCGACGAACCGAAGCGGCAGGTCGGTTTGTACGCGGCGAGGCTGGACGGCCTTTCGCCGCTCAAGACGCTCGGGCGTGGGTATGCGGTATGTTATGCAGATGCGACGGGGCGGATCGTCCGGTCGGTCGACGATGTGGCGCCCCGAGACGAGCTGTCGGTCCGCGTGTCTGACGGCCGTATCGCGTGCGAAGTGCGGGGAGTCGAGAAGGAGCGCACATGA